gaggttttatttcattttattccaTTTTATTTGATTTTCTTTCAAGAAAACTTATTATATATATCAAAGTTATAAAAGAAGTGAAAATATATGCTATGGATTATGAAGAGGGTACAAGAATGGTGATGAAGGGTATAATGGTAAATGTGGCTATGATAATAGCCATAATAGTTGTAACAAAGCTTGTTATACAACTATGGTGGAAACCAAGAAAAATTGCTAAACATTTCTCAAAACAAGGAATTAAAGGTCCTCCTTATAATTTATTCATTGGAAATATGAAGGAATTGGTTGAAATGATGCTTAAAGCTTCTTCACAACCTATGGCTTTTTCTCATAATATTCTTCCTAGAGTTCTTCCTTTTTACCATAATTGGAAGAAAATTTATGGTAATTCTATTTCTTCATTTGTTATTTTTTCATGAAATGCatgtttttgtgtgttttcttTGTTTTTCGGTCTCGGTCGAGTTAGCTCAGGTCAAAGATTACGTATACAGTCGCAGATGTCAACTAGTTTAGTTGGTAAAGTCACGAGAAGTGATACTCGTGACCAGTCTACTTACCTTCTGTTTTGACCTTGCCTGAATTTTTTAAAGCAAAGGTAAAACTGCGTACATCTGATTAACCTGAGACGAGTATATTTCAAAGGGTTCATCATAAAAGTATCATTTTTTAGTTGTGGACAAAGAAAATAATGTGTCCAAAAAGATCAAAATGTCAATTCAAACAATAATTTGGAGAAacaataatgttttttttttgtttggtaaTTTAATATAATCCAAATTATCATTTAAaacatttgtttttcttttacaTGGCCTTATGTATACTATAACTTTGCATTATAAGGggccaaaaatatttattttgtttgttttcatctcaatattatctttatttgtttgTTGTTGCTTGTTTGTTGTTGCATTTAATAAGTTAAGTTTCAAATGGGAGGCAATGTTTATTAAGATGTTATCGTAGGCCATGTTTGTTTTCTCTATCAATTTAttactttttcttttaaaattactTTATTCTTGAGGAAAAGTGAAAAAAAATAATCTATTTTTCTTACTATTATCCTCATCATGCATaattaaaagaataaatgttAAAATTCCTACAATAACAAATAAGCTATAAGGAGTTGTATTTATAGTGTTATTCGAATTCTGTCAACATTAAAATCGTTTTTTTAACCAAACTAAAAATTCAAGCATGACTTAATTCTTGTTTCTAAATTTGTTGACTAAATAAATTCTCTCTTAAAGGGTTGCTTAGTTTGTTATATGTGACAAAGTTTAATAACTTAACGTAATGAATATGATTAAATGTATTGTTCAATTTGCGATAATTAtggaattttattattgtttataaaCACCTCAAGGATTATAACGTGACGATTTTAACTATGGTTTTAATTGGATTGTATAGGTGGAATGTACCTAATATGGTTCGGAACCACTCCAAGGTTAACTATATCGGACCCGGAATTAATTAGGGAGATTTTCTCGACTAATGCACACTCGTACGAAAAATACGAGTCGCACCCTCTTGTGCGAAAGCTCGAAGGGAACGGTCTAGTGTCCCTCAATGGAGACGATTGGGCTCATCGTCGAAAAATCATTTCACCCTTCTTCCACCTCGAAAACCTCAAAGTAAGTCACACATTCTATGGAGCAagaatcctctccatttccttctctccatttcttgtccatttcctctcacaatcctATATTATATTAGTATTCCATATTTATCTCATCATTCATTTTCACCGTTTGATCGTTTTAAAATCTAATCCGGACCATTAATAGGAAAtggaaggaaatggagaggagaAGAAATGGAGAGAATCTAAATTGCATTCTATGCATGACCTACAATATAAGATATTTAGCCTATGTAATTAAGCTGGTTGATCTCATGATAAGACGATCTTATACAAAAACTTTTCAAAAAGTATAACAATTGTAACAATAAGGATTAAAATGAGAGGATTGGCTCTGAGGGCTGGCATAGGATCTCAGTTCCAAAGCTAGCAAAACCCGTTAGCTGTCGGCAGACTGCTTGAGCTAGCCGGGGGACGGATTGGGAGGACTCCCTTAGGGGTTGTCTTTGTGTGGTAAACAACCAACTCAGAACTGGTCGAGAAAAGATTAAAAATGAGAGGATTGGCTCTGAGGGCTGGCACAGGATCTCGGTTCCAAAGCTAGCAAAACCCGTTAGCTGTCGGCAGAGTGCTTGAGCTAGCTGAGGGACGGATTGGGAGGTCTCCCTTAGGGGTTGTCCTTGCGCAGTGAACAGCCAACTCAGAACTGGTCGGGAAAAGATTAAAATGATAATGTAATTATAGAGTTGTAATTTTTAAGTGTATATATTACTCAAGATATTAAATGAGCTGACCCAAAACTAAATTTGTAAATGGAGCAGTTGATGATACCCATAATGGGGAAGAGTGTGGCCCATATGTTGGACAAATGGTCCTTAATGTCTAATTCAGGGAAGGTTGAGCTTGATGTCTCGGAATGGTTTCAAAATTTGACAGAAAAGGTTATTACAAGGACCATTTTTGGTAGTAGTTATGATATTGGCAAGAAAATCTACCAATTACAAGCTAAGCAAATCGTCTTCGCAGCCGAGTCCTTCCAAAAGGTCTTTGTTCCTGGTTACAGGTACATAATTACTTTCATCTAAACACGCTTAACTTATAACAATTTCAGTACATACAGATGCCAGCTGTTTAAGTCATGAGAGCTGGTTTCACGACCTAAACTCACGTCAATTtcaaatttgtccttgtgacataATTTCATAAATTGTCATTCTATGATGTGACACAATTTCAGCACATACAGATGTCCTGCTCTAACTTAGCTGTTAAAGTAATGAAAGCTAATACTCATGACCTGATCTGACAATTTTCATAAACCGTCCTTCTATAATGTTAAATAATGAAGCATATCATGACGGGTTTTTCCCTTTTTCTGTATAGGTTCTTGCCAACAAAGAGAAACCGGACAACATGGAAACTAGATCGGGAAATTGAGGCGTCATTAAGGAGCTTGATTAATGATAGAAAGGAGAAATCAAAGTTGGTTAATAATGAGGAATATGATAGGGATTTATTAGAGGTGTTGATACAAGCAAGTATGGATTATGAAGAGAATAAATCAAGTACAAAAATAACAGAAAATGATATAGTTGAAGAATGTAAAAGTTTCTTTTTTGCGGGAAAACATACAACTTCAAACTTATTAACATGGACAACTATTCTCTTAGCAATGCACCCTCAATGGCAACAATTGGCACGTGAGGAAGTTCTTAGAGTGTGTGGAGCACGTGATATTCCTACTAAAGATGATGTTTCTAATCTAAAAACGGTATGTAAATGTTTCCCCCACCTTGGAAAAGTTGTGTCTACTTTTCCTTTTGTCTATATGTGTCATTCTTGTGTCTAATTTCaaggaaaaaaacaaaaataagtaCAAAAAGAGGGTGAAAATTAAGTTGTTAATCATAGTTTATTTGTACTTAATCGCCTTTTTAAAGAGTTTCATTGGAGAAATATTAGTGCTGACACGATTTGAACTCAGTTCACTATGAAAACAACATACTTTATAATCGGATATGTGCATCACATATAGTCTTGAATTTACTTGCATAACATTATAATTCATTTGATTCGATTGATAATGTTTGAGAGAATTACTCAATTAAAATCATAATTTTAAACAGATTGATACATTTAATCTATGTGTGAGACAGTTTTACATAAGACTAACAGTGATTTAATTCGTGCAGTTGACAATGATTGTATACGAAGTGTTAAGACTATACACCCCGGTGGTAGCAACAATTCGACGTACCAAGAACGATGTGAATCTTGGAGGGCTCGATATCAAACAAGGCACAGAACTCTTAATCCCAATTATCGGTGTTCATCACGACCCTGAATTATGGGGTTCCGATGTGTTGGAATTCAATCCAACTCGTTTCTCTCAAGGCGCTTTTCGGGCCGCAACCCACCCGACCGCCTTCATGCCATTCGGTGTTGGAGGCCGTCAATGCGTCGGACAAAATCTAGCTTTGTTGCAAGCCAAACTAGCCATAGCTATGATTTTGCAACGCTTCACGTTCGATCTATCACCGAGTTACAAGCACGCTCCAACGATCCTTATGCTCCTATATCCACAACACGGTGCCCCGGTTATTTTTCGGAGCCTCTAACCCGATCAAAAACCCGTGACCGTGTCACATCTCCATCGAAAAGCCCAATTGCTTACCCTACAAAATAATTTTTGCTCTATACATATTTCCATGCaccattgtttatttattttaaatccCTTTTTTGGTGTTCTTTTTGTATGATTTGCTAACCTTGTTTAATTAATCACTCTAACCCAACATGTCAAAAGTTAGAAATAGGTCACACCTTGTGTGTCATGCATTGTAATTAGTACATAATTGTATACAGTTGCTCCTAACTGACCCATTGTAATATATTGTACAATCATTTTTAACTTTTTAGTAATTTGCATATTTTCTCTACATATTAGATTATTAGTCCATTTGTTCAAAAACTATCCGAGACATTGAAATGGTTTACTCTCGCTCTCAATTATCTTTTTTACCTTTTAGTACATTTTATGTGTGATATACGAGTACTGATTAAAGGTGAACAAATGACTGAAACCAAGGGAGTATAATTCAGTGCTTTACTCTCGACTTGTACAATGGTAATCAGATTTTATTCGATAGCTAGTAATTGCAGTGGCGGAGTTAGGATTTGACACCGGGGACTGGGGAGCGATAAATTCCAACAGCAACGAACTACTAATAGTTGTAGTAGAGTAAATTTGGGGGAGAATCGAAAATTTCAACTAAAATATTCAATTATTTCATTATTCAGATTACAGCGGGGGCAACTACCCTTATTAGTCCCTAAGTAATATTGCACAAGCCATAAATCAAAAGCGTCTCATAAATCAGGTATAAACAGGATCGACAAAATAAAAACTTAAACAATTTACTTTTCATTTATATAAACTATTTAACCCATttttctcaaaataccctttttcaAAGTCTAAATTCTAAATTATTCCATCTTACACAAGAATTATATATTTTTAATTAGCAATAAAGATTGCCAACAACATTTGATGGGAATGCATATACATATACTTAAATTATTATTATCAAAAAAAATTATTTAGCTATGTCAACGCGTCTTATCATTAACATTAGGCagaagcattattattattatatatatagaATAATAATGCAACTGTGATATCCATAACAAATAATAAATTGTGTTCATTCACATAAATTATAGAGGCAGGAACCAAACAATAAAAGATCTTAAATGTTATGAAATAATTTAGAAATAATCTGATTGTTCAACACGCAAGCCTACCTTAACACAAGGGACATCACTAATGGGACAGCTTATCATGTTACATAAAATAAAAGACCTTTTTTAAACTTGTCTTTAAAAGTAAACTATGTGTCATAGACATTTTTGGTATTGTAATGTAATAGCAAATGATCCTAAACATATAGTACCAATTCAGGTTAATCAAAGATCTCGAGTTTAAATCTTCTTCCTCAGAcaatatcaatattctctctctctctaaaaaaaccctctctaaaaacctagcctccatttttattcgggggcttccatcgatcatccatcgatggtaagccccacaaaagctttcttaaacaactaatattatgcagatctatcttattttcaataatagtctcccttttggtgagatctgttgttccgtcccttctttcggggtttttccattttttcgtgggattgttatcaatataataagttttaatcgacggggagattatcagatttgtttcgtggatgaatacatcaagacggctacactgtttccctccatcaagaaggatgcaaagacatcgattattcatagattcaagaaatttatgattttggagCGGCAGCGCCATTACCAGTATTTAGATAgttattttgaatgtattttttacgttaacaatcttgattttcctttgtctatttgttatcttcattgtaaccttcgcctagttgattattaatgagatgacaatttcaaaaaaaaaaaaagatctcgAGTTTAAAAGTCCTAAATGATTCACGATAAGTCGATAATGGTACCACCAAAGAAAATTAGACCAAT
The Silene latifolia isolate original U9 population chromosome 11, ASM4854445v1, whole genome shotgun sequence genome window above contains:
- the LOC141611085 gene encoding cytochrome P450 734A1, with translation MDYEEGTRMVMKGIMVNVAMIIAIIVVTKLVIQLWWKPRKIAKHFSKQGIKGPPYNLFIGNMKELVEMMLKASSQPMAFSHNILPRVLPFYHNWKKIYGGMYLIWFGTTPRLTISDPELIREIFSTNAHSYEKYESHPLVRKLEGNGLVSLNGDDWAHRRKIISPFFHLENLKLMIPIMGKSVAHMLDKWSLMSNSGKVELDVSEWFQNLTEKVITRTIFGSSYDIGKKIYQLQAKQIVFAAESFQKVFVPGYRFLPTKRNRTTWKLDREIEASLRSLINDRKEKSKLVNNEEYDRDLLEVLIQASMDYEENKSSTKITENDIVEECKSFFFAGKHTTSNLLTWTTILLAMHPQWQQLAREEVLRVCGARDIPTKDDVSNLKTLTMIVYEVLRLYTPVVATIRRTKNDVNLGGLDIKQGTELLIPIIGVHHDPELWGSDVLEFNPTRFSQGAFRAATHPTAFMPFGVGGRQCVGQNLALLQAKLAIAMILQRFTFDLSPSYKHAPTILMLLYPQHGAPVIFRSL